The following proteins come from a genomic window of Astatotilapia calliptera chromosome 11, fAstCal1.2, whole genome shotgun sequence:
- the LOC113031530 gene encoding sialic acid-binding Ig-like lectin 5, with protein MKYYSIKLHSLATKMAATLTFLLVSSLLQGALCGTFNVNIPQKINVLRGSCVNIPCSFNVRGGFENNLDDSCKAYWSDSTSFDSENAKLKPTKEMTGDLTKKDCTTTFNNASLLQSAKYYFRLQCNNPLRFTFTQAGVDISLIDDPPSPTLTPSTLEVEEGASVSLTCSAPAPCWSHPPALTWSSNLGQSQETLQENQDKTKVRTSVMNFNASHLHHGNKISCTAVYQKQDGIHDVTAETSLTPDISYSPKNITVSVSPSGPVPENSNVTLTCSSNANPAVENYTWYSADGNQETFIGTGMSLSIRVSKDRRILFCKAGNEIGVGGSGSIQIEVQYPPQILFSSHCTSTESQLNCSCETLGNPSPNIQWYLNGLTVNHSKCEIFNETLNRTILRSFFTLNQPHKKNHLTLICRTVNSLGSASQQFCVSSQQVSTEHQLLYPAIISTLGVLLLALLLCVFFIRAQKSPCKNKGHLTDENNTVATSQPLTEEGNEEPNTAEECIYANADGLRGAENFHPANIAGPSSTNFPNSGPNHAEGGCKKSDKKEDECELIYSDVNWKMKSKKKKGEKSLDMNPSARSYLEEEKCTVRGVNRKSVSNAVEMGGLYAQVEPRNMRKEVGCEYAQVKFKEQSAMQK; from the exons ATGAAATATT ATTCCATTAAACTTCACTCTCTTGCAACAAAGATGGCTGCAACTCTGACTTTTCTTCTCGTTAGTTCTCTGCTGCAGG GTGCGCTGTGCGGAACGTTCAACGTCAATATACCACAGAAGATAAATGTTTTGAGAGGATCCTGTGTGAACATCCCCTGCTCCTTTAATGTAAGGGGGGGATTTGAAAATAACTTAGATGATTCATGTAAAGCATATTGGAGTGATTCAACTTCATTTGACagtgaaaatgcaaaactaaagccaactaaagaaatgacagGAGACTTAACAAAGAAAGACTGCACCACAACTTTCAATAATGCAAGTCTTCTTCAAAGTGCTAAATACTATTTCAGACTGCAGTGTAATAATCCACTGAGATTCACTTTTACCCAAGCTGGTGTAGATATTTCACTCATAg ATGATCCTCCCTCACCGACTCTGACTCCATCCAcactggaggtggaggagggagccTCAGTGAGTCTGACGTGCTCTGCTCCAGCTCCATGTTGGTCTCATCCTCCAGCTCTGACATGGAGCTCTAACCTGGGTCAGAGTCAGGAGACACTGCAGGAGAATCAGGACAAAACTAAAGTCAGGACCTCTGTTATGAATTTCAATGCTTCTCACCTCCATCATGGAAATAAAATCTCTTGCACTGCTGTCTACCAGAAACAAGATGGTATCCATGATGTCACTGCTGAAACAAGTTTAACTCCTGATATTTCAT ATTCACCTAAAAACATTACAGTTTCAGTCAGTCCTTCTGGTCCAGTACCAGAGAACAGCAACGTGACTCTAACCTGCAGCAGTAATGCCAACCCAGCAGTAGAAAACTACACCTGGTACAGTGCAGATGGAAACCAGGAGACTTTTATTGGGACAGGAATGAGTTTATCTATTAGAGTCTCCAAAGACAGGCGGATATTGTTTTGCAAAGCTGGAAATGAGATTGGAGTTGGAGGTTCAGGCAGCATTCAAATTGAAGTTCAAT ACCCTCCACAGATCCTGTTCTCGTCACACTGCACCTCAACAGAAAGTCAGCTCAACTGTTCCTGTGAGACTCTGGGAAACCCGTCCCCCAATATACAGTGGTATTTGAATGGACTAACTGTCAATCACTCTAAATGCGAAATATTCAATGAGACTCTGAACAGGACAATTCTGAGGAGCTTCTTCACTCTGAATCAGCCTCATAAGAAGAATCATCTCACCTTGATTTGTCGCACCGTCAACTCTCTGGGCTCGGCCAGTCAACAATTTTGTGTCAGCAGCCAACAAGTTTCCACAGAACATCAAC ttctgtATCCAGCGATAATATCCACTCTTGGAGTGCTACTGTTAGCACTGTTactatgtgtgttttttatcaG GGCTCAGAAGAGTCCCTGTAAAAATAAAGGTCACTTAACAGACGAAAACAACACAGTTGCAACAAGTCAGCCTCTAACTGAAGAAGGAAATGAG GaaccaaacacagcagaagAGTGCATTTATGCAAACGCTGATGGGCTGAGAGGGGCAGAAAATTTTCACCCTGCAAACATCGCTGGACCAAGCAGCACTAACTTTCCAAACTCTGGGCCAAACCATGCAGAAGGAGGATGCAAAAAATCAGACAAGAAAGAGGACGAGTGCGAACTGATTTACTCTGATGTGAACTGGAAAatgaaaagcaagaaaaagaagGGTGAAAAGTCTTTGGACATGAATCCATCTGCCAGATCTTATTTGGAAGAGGAGAAGTGCACGGTGAGGGGAGTTAACAGAAAGTCTGTGAGCAATGCAGTAGAAATGGGAGGCCTGTATGCTCAAGTGGAGCCTAGAAATATGAGGAAGGAAGTGGGGTGTGAATATGCGCAAGTCAAATTTAAAGAACAAAGCGCTAtgcaaaaatag